In Xenorhabdus poinarii G6, the following are encoded in one genomic region:
- the nusA gene encoding transcription termination factor NusA, protein MNKEILAVVEAVSNEKSLPREKIFEALEIALATATKKKYEQEIDVRVCIDRKSGDFDTFRRWLIVDEVTQPTREITLEAAKYEDPELELGHYIEDQIESVTFDRITTQTAKQVIVQKVREAERAMVVDQFREQQGEIVTGQVKKVNRENITLDLGNNAEAVILREDMLPRENFRPGDRIRGVLYDVRPEARGAQLFITRSRPEMLVELFRIEVPEIGEEIIEIKAAARDPGSRAKIAVKTNDKRIDPVGACVGMRGARVQAVSSELGGERIDIVLWDDNPAQFVINAMAPADVASIVVDEDNCTMDVAVENSNLAQAIGRNGQNVRLAAQLLKKHRGDDKWELNVMTAEELQAKHQAEAHASIDTFTKHLDIDEDFATVLVEEGFSTLEELAYVPIKELLAVEGLDEDTVEVLRERAKAALTTLELAQKESLGDQQPAEDLLNLPGMERTLAFNLAARGICTLEDLAEQGIDDLSDIEELNDEQAGTLIMAARNICWFGDDA, encoded by the coding sequence ATGAATAAAGAAATTCTGGCTGTTGTGGAGGCGGTTTCTAATGAAAAATCTCTCCCTCGCGAAAAAATCTTCGAAGCATTAGAGATTGCACTGGCGACAGCCACCAAGAAAAAGTATGAGCAGGAGATCGATGTTCGTGTTTGCATCGATCGTAAATCAGGTGATTTTGATACCTTCCGTCGTTGGTTAATTGTCGATGAAGTCACTCAGCCAACGCGTGAAATCACACTGGAAGCGGCAAAATATGAAGATCCAGAGCTTGAACTGGGTCATTATATTGAAGATCAAATTGAATCAGTGACCTTTGATCGCATCACGACACAAACGGCAAAACAGGTTATTGTACAGAAAGTCCGTGAAGCTGAGCGTGCCATGGTTGTTGATCAATTCCGTGAACAACAAGGCGAAATTGTGACCGGTCAGGTCAAAAAAGTGAACCGCGAAAATATTACGCTGGATTTAGGTAATAATGCTGAAGCGGTCATTTTGCGTGAAGATATGTTGCCACGGGAAAATTTCCGTCCAGGTGACCGCATCCGTGGTGTCCTGTATGATGTCCGTCCTGAAGCGCGTGGTGCACAGCTTTTCATTACTCGCTCCCGTCCGGAGATGTTGGTTGAACTGTTCCGCATCGAAGTGCCTGAGATTGGTGAAGAGATTATTGAGATCAAAGCGGCTGCCCGTGATCCGGGTTCCCGCGCAAAGATCGCAGTGAAAACCAACGACAAGCGTATTGACCCTGTTGGGGCTTGTGTCGGTATGCGTGGTGCAAGGGTACAAGCCGTTTCCAGCGAGCTTGGCGGAGAACGAATTGACATCGTGCTGTGGGATGATAATCCTGCACAATTTGTTATTAATGCAATGGCTCCGGCGGATGTTGCCTCTATTGTGGTTGACGAAGACAATTGCACAATGGATGTTGCCGTAGAAAACAGCAATCTTGCTCAGGCGATCGGACGTAATGGTCAAAACGTTCGTCTGGCGGCGCAGCTGTTGAAAAAGCATCGTGGTGATGATAAGTGGGAACTGAATGTCATGACTGCGGAAGAGCTACAAGCAAAACATCAGGCAGAAGCACATGCTTCTATTGATACCTTTACTAAGCATCTCGACATTGATGAAGATTTCGCCACTGTATTGGTTGAGGAAGGCTTCTCTACGTTAGAAGAGTTGGCGTATGTGCCAATTAAGGAGCTTCTGGCAGTAGAAGGCCTTGATGAAGACACTGTTGAAGTGCTTCGTGAACGCGCTAAAGCGGCCTTAACGACGCTGGAACTGGCTCAGAAAGAGAGTCTTGGTGATCAGCAACCCGCCGAAGATTTATTGAATCTGCCAGGCATGGAGCGTACTTTGGCGTTTAACCTGGCTGCCCGTGGCATCTGTACTCTGGAAGATCTTGCCGAGCAGGGTATCGACGACTTATCTGATATCGAAGAACTGAATGATGAGCAAGCTGGGACACTCATTATGGCAGCCCGTAATATCTGTTGGTTTGGCGATGATGCATAA
- the truB gene encoding tRNA pseudouridine(55) synthase TruB codes for MGRRRRGRAIHGVLLLDKPQDISSNDALQKVRRIFNASKAGHTGALDPLATGMLPICLGEATKFSQFLLDSDKRYRVIARLGQRTDTSDSHGVIISEREVNITSPQLDAALDTFRGDTMQVPSMYSALKHQGKPLYEYARQGIEVEREARPITVYELQFIRWEGNELELEIHCSKGTYIRTIIDDLGELLGCGAHVIYLRRLQVANYPNQRMVTLEQLHALKQQADNQAIEAWELLDPLLLPMDTAVTHFPAIHLTSVVASYFKQGQPVRSKHDLSSNEWVRVTEGDENKFIGIAVIDDDGLVAPRRLVVETE; via the coding sequence ATGGGACGCCGTCGTAGAGGCCGTGCGATACACGGTGTACTGTTGCTGGATAAGCCTCAGGATATTTCCTCCAATGATGCGTTACAGAAAGTCAGGCGGATTTTCAATGCCAGCAAGGCGGGTCATACGGGTGCATTAGATCCATTAGCAACGGGCATGTTACCGATTTGTCTTGGTGAAGCGACCAAATTTTCCCAATTTTTGCTGGATTCTGATAAACGCTACCGTGTGATAGCTCGTTTGGGGCAGCGTACAGATACTTCGGACTCACATGGAGTCATCATAAGTGAACGCGAAGTCAACATCACCTCCCCTCAGCTTGATGCAGCATTGGATACATTTCGTGGGGACACCATGCAGGTTCCTTCCATGTATTCTGCCTTGAAACATCAGGGAAAACCGCTCTATGAATATGCCCGTCAGGGGATTGAAGTTGAGCGTGAAGCACGTCCTATCACTGTTTATGAATTGCAGTTCATTCGTTGGGAAGGCAATGAGCTGGAATTGGAAATACACTGTTCCAAGGGAACTTACATTCGCACTATCATTGATGACTTAGGCGAACTGTTGGGTTGTGGTGCGCATGTCATTTACCTGCGTCGTTTGCAGGTTGCCAATTACCCCAATCAAAGAATGGTCACGTTGGAACAGTTACATGCATTGAAACAACAAGCGGATAATCAAGCGATTGAAGCGTGGGAATTGCTTGATCCACTGTTGTTGCCTATGGATACGGCAGTGACTCATTTTCCTGCCATTCATTTAACCTCGGTGGTTGCGTCTTATTTTAAACAAGGCCAGCCAGTGCGAAGCAAACATGATTTGTCTTCCAATGAATGGGTCAGGGTCACCGAAGGCGATGAAAATAAATTCATCGGTATTGCGGTCATTGATGATGATGGCTTAGTGGCACCACGCCGTCTGGTTGTTGAAACCGAATAA
- the infB gene encoding translation initiation factor IF-2 — MTEVTVKLLAEEIQTSVERLIQQFADAGIQKTAADSVSQKEKEALLAHLNREQGGSGGQPGKLTLQRKTRSTLNVPGTGGKSKSVAIEVRKKRTYVNRDAVEQAKAEEQAKREAEEQARREAEEKSRLETEAKKLAEEQAKCDAELKAKREAEKSARREAEEKAKREEAKLSQREAAEKEKVTKQHTENKPKSVQTDSAAQSEKARREAEAANLKRKAEEEVRRKVEAEAKRVAEEARRMAEENKDKWSNESDNTESSDYHVTTSRYARDAEDENDAKVEGDRRSRSRGGKATRQKKNNKHSESKADREEARAVGRNKGKQRHKPSTLQQSFNKPVVAVNRDVVIGETITVAELANKMAVKGAQVIKTMMNMGAMVTINQVIDQETAQLVAEEMGHKVILRRENELEEALMSDRDTGETLAESRAPVVTIMGHVDHGKTSLLDYIRSTKVASGEAGGITQHIGAYHVKTEKGMITFLDTPGHAAFTSMRARGAKATDIVVLVVAADDGVMPQTIEAVQHAKAANVPVVVAVNKIDKPEADPDRVKNELSQYGIIPEDWGGETQFINVSAKAGIGIDELLEAILLQAEVLELKAVRTGMANGVVIESFLDKGRGPVATILVQSGTLNKGDIVLCGFEYGRIRAMRNELGREVMSAGPSIPVEILGLSNVPSAGDEATVVRDEKKAREVALYRQGKFREVKLARQHKSKLENIFANMEEGKVSELNIVLKTDVQGTCEAICDSLLKLSTDEVKVKIIGSGVGGITETDATLAAASSAIILGFNVRADASARRVIENESLDLRYYSVIYNLIDEIKQAMSGMLAPEYKQQIMGLAEVRDVFKSPKFGAVAGCMVVEGSIKRNNPIRVLRDNVVIYEGELESLRRFKDDVNEVRNGMECGIGVKNYNDVRVGDMIEVFEIIEIKRTID; from the coding sequence ATGACAGAGGTAACCGTAAAATTACTGGCAGAAGAGATCCAGACATCGGTAGAACGTCTTATTCAGCAATTCGCTGATGCTGGCATTCAGAAAACCGCAGCTGACTCTGTTTCTCAGAAAGAAAAAGAAGCTTTGCTGGCTCACCTGAACCGCGAACAAGGCGGTTCTGGCGGTCAGCCGGGTAAATTAACACTACAGCGTAAAACGCGCAGTACACTGAACGTTCCTGGCACCGGTGGCAAAAGTAAATCGGTAGCGATTGAAGTCCGCAAAAAGCGCACATATGTAAACCGTGATGCCGTTGAACAGGCGAAAGCGGAAGAACAGGCGAAGCGTGAAGCGGAAGAGCAGGCTCGGCGCGAGGCAGAAGAGAAGTCGCGGCTTGAAACTGAAGCGAAAAAACTCGCTGAAGAGCAAGCTAAATGTGACGCTGAATTAAAGGCGAAGCGTGAAGCGGAAAAGAGCGCTCGACGTGAAGCAGAAGAAAAAGCCAAACGTGAAGAGGCTAAACTGTCTCAGCGTGAGGCGGCGGAAAAAGAAAAAGTGACTAAGCAACATACCGAAAATAAACCAAAATCAGTTCAGACTGACTCTGCCGCGCAAAGTGAGAAAGCGCGTCGTGAAGCGGAAGCTGCAAACTTAAAACGTAAAGCTGAAGAAGAAGTGCGCCGTAAGGTGGAAGCGGAAGCGAAGCGTGTTGCAGAAGAAGCGCGTCGAATGGCAGAAGAAAATAAAGACAAATGGTCTAACGAGTCTGATAACACTGAAAGTAGTGACTATCATGTAACCACTTCCCGCTATGCTCGTGATGCGGAAGATGAAAATGACGCCAAAGTAGAAGGCGATCGTCGTTCCCGCTCCCGTGGTGGTAAAGCAACCCGCCAGAAGAAGAATAACAAACATTCTGAATCGAAAGCTGATCGCGAAGAAGCGCGTGCAGTGGGTCGTAACAAAGGTAAACAACGCCATAAGCCAAGTACGCTACAGCAGAGCTTCAATAAGCCTGTCGTCGCGGTTAACCGTGATGTCGTGATTGGTGAAACAATTACTGTTGCTGAGCTGGCTAACAAAATGGCCGTTAAAGGTGCTCAGGTCATCAAGACCATGATGAACATGGGTGCAATGGTAACAATCAACCAAGTTATCGACCAAGAAACGGCGCAACTGGTTGCCGAAGAAATGGGGCATAAAGTTATCCTGCGTCGTGAAAACGAGCTGGAAGAAGCGCTGATGAGTGATCGTGATACCGGTGAAACACTGGCCGAATCTCGTGCGCCGGTTGTTACTATTATGGGTCACGTTGACCACGGTAAAACCTCGCTGCTGGACTATATCCGTTCCACGAAAGTGGCTTCTGGTGAAGCGGGTGGGATCACTCAGCACATTGGTGCGTATCATGTGAAAACTGAAAAAGGCATGATCACCTTCCTGGATACACCGGGCCATGCTGCGTTTACTTCCATGCGTGCTCGTGGTGCGAAAGCAACAGATATCGTTGTTCTGGTTGTTGCGGCAGATGATGGTGTGATGCCTCAGACCATCGAAGCTGTTCAGCATGCGAAAGCGGCCAACGTGCCGGTTGTTGTTGCGGTGAACAAGATCGATAAGCCAGAAGCTGATCCAGATCGGGTGAAGAATGAATTGTCACAATATGGCATCATTCCAGAAGATTGGGGCGGTGAAACTCAGTTCATCAATGTGTCTGCCAAAGCAGGTATCGGGATTGATGAATTATTGGAAGCCATCTTGCTTCAGGCTGAAGTGCTTGAGCTGAAAGCTGTACGTACTGGCATGGCAAACGGCGTGGTCATCGAATCCTTCCTGGATAAAGGTCGCGGTCCGGTTGCCACTATTCTGGTTCAGTCAGGTACACTGAATAAAGGCGATATCGTTCTGTGCGGCTTTGAATATGGCCGTATCCGTGCGATGCGTAATGAACTTGGCCGTGAAGTGATGTCTGCTGGCCCATCGATTCCAGTCGAAATTCTGGGTCTGTCCAATGTGCCATCTGCGGGTGATGAAGCAACTGTTGTACGTGATGAGAAGAAAGCACGTGAAGTGGCCTTGTATCGTCAGGGTAAATTCCGTGAAGTGAAACTGGCTCGTCAGCATAAATCTAAGCTGGAAAATATCTTCGCCAATATGGAAGAAGGTAAAGTATCTGAACTGAACATCGTTCTGAAAACGGATGTTCAGGGCACTTGCGAAGCCATTTGTGACTCACTACTGAAACTCTCGACTGATGAAGTGAAAGTGAAAATCATCGGTTCTGGTGTGGGTGGTATCACTGAAACTGATGCCACACTGGCAGCGGCATCCAGCGCAATTATTCTGGGCTTCAACGTTCGTGCGGACGCTTCAGCACGTCGCGTCATCGAAAATGAAAGCCTGGATCTGCGTTACTACTCCGTTATCTATAACCTGATTGATGAAATCAAACAGGCGATGAGCGGTATGCTGGCACCAGAATATAAGCAGCAGATCATGGGTCTTGCCGAAGTTCGTGACGTCTTTAAGTCACCGAAGTTTGGTGCCGTTGCTGGTTGTATGGTGGTTGAAGGTTCCATCAAGCGTAATAATCCGATCCGCGTGCTGCGTGATAACGTCGTGATTTACGAAGGTGAATTGGAATCCCTGCGTCGCTTTAAGGATGACGTTAACGAAGTCCGTAATGGTATGGAATGTGGTATTGGCGTGAAGAACTATAATGATGTTCGTGTTGGCGACATGATTGAAGTCTTTGAAATCATTGAAATTAAACGTACTATCGATTAA
- the rpsO gene encoding 30S ribosomal protein S15 yields the protein MSLSTAAKAQIIAEFGRGVNDSGSSEVQIALLTADINHLQGHFSEHKKDHHSRRGLLRKVAQRRKQLNYLKRKDLARYTALIERLGLRR from the coding sequence ATGTCTCTAAGTACTGCTGCAAAAGCGCAGATTATTGCTGAATTTGGTCGCGGCGTTAACGACAGTGGTTCCAGCGAAGTTCAGATCGCACTGCTGACTGCTGACATCAACCATCTGCAAGGTCACTTTTCAGAGCACAAAAAAGATCACCACAGCCGTCGTGGTCTGCTGAGAAAGGTTGCACAACGTCGTAAGCAGTTAAACTACCTGAAGCGTAAAGACTTGGCACGTTACACTGCTCTGATTGAGCGCCTGGGACTGCGTCGCTAA
- the rbfA gene encoding 30S ribosome-binding factor RbfA: MAREFSRTQRVAQEMQKEIAIILQREVKDPRIGMATVSGVEVSRDLAYAKVFVTFLNVLVEGHDSGLVNEGIKALNEASGFIRSLLGKAMRLRVIPELTFSYDSSLVEGMRMSSLVSNVVKNDEKRRASADNNEEK; this comes from the coding sequence ATGGCAAGAGAATTCAGTCGTACTCAACGTGTTGCACAGGAAATGCAAAAAGAAATTGCCATTATTTTACAGCGTGAAGTCAAAGATCCTCGTATCGGGATGGCGACCGTGTCTGGTGTTGAGGTTTCCCGCGATCTGGCCTATGCCAAAGTATTTGTAACCTTTCTGAATGTATTGGTCGAAGGGCATGATTCAGGTCTGGTTAATGAAGGTATTAAGGCACTAAACGAAGCCTCTGGTTTTATCCGTTCTTTGTTGGGGAAAGCGATGCGTCTGCGTGTTATTCCTGAGCTGACATTTTCTTATGACAGTTCTTTGGTGGAAGGGATGCGTATGTCAAGTCTGGTCAGCAACGTTGTTAAAAATGATGAGAAACGTCGCGCATCAGCGGATAACAATGAGGAAAAATAA
- the secG gene encoding preprotein translocase subunit SecG — protein sequence MYEALLGIFLLVGIGLIALVLLQQGKGADMGASFGAGASNTLFGSSGSGNFMTRMTAIFATLFIVISLILGNMTSNKTGSSSKWDNLGEPVNVEKSADVPAVPAKPNSDIPQ from the coding sequence ATGTATGAAGCTCTTTTAGGTATATTCTTGCTGGTTGGTATCGGGCTAATTGCTCTGGTTCTGCTACAGCAGGGTAAAGGTGCTGATATGGGTGCTTCTTTCGGCGCGGGTGCATCTAACACGCTGTTTGGTTCATCGGGCTCCGGTAATTTTATGACCCGCATGACAGCTATTTTTGCCACGCTGTTTATTGTTATCAGTCTGATTTTGGGTAACATGACCAGCAACAAGACCGGTTCCAGCAGTAAATGGGATAATCTTGGCGAACCTGTAAACGTTGAGAAAAGTGCAGACGTTCCGGCAGTACCAGCAAAACCAAATAGTGATATCCCTCAGTAA
- the pnp gene encoding polyribonucleotide nucleotidyltransferase: MLNPIVRKFQYGQHTVTIETGMMARQATAAVMVNMDDTAVFVTVVGQKKVKSGQDFFPLTVNYQERTYAAGRIPGSFFRREGRPGEGETLVARLIDRPLRPLFPEGFLNEVQIIATVVSVNPQVNPDIVAMIGASAALALSGIPFNGPIGAARVGYINDQYVLNPTSDELKHSRLDLVVAGTENAVLMVESEAELLTEEQMLGAVVFGHEQQQIVIDSINALVAEAGKEKWDWSPEPINQPLHDRVAELAESRLGDAYRITEKQERYAQVDIIKEEITAIILAEFAEKGVELEETEILDVLSALEKNVVRGRVLRGEPRIDGREKDMVRALDVRTGVLPRTHGSSLFTRGETQALVAATLGTERDAQVIDELMGERTDRFLFHYNFPPYSVGETGMVGSPKRREIGHGRLAKRGVLAVMPNINEFPYTVRVVSEITESNGSSSMASVCGASLALMDAGVPIKAAVAGIAMGLVKEGENFVVLSDILGDEDHLGDMDFKVAGSRDGVSALQMDIKIEGITREIMQIALNQAKGARLHILNVMEQAIQSPRNDISEFAPRIHTIKINPDKIKDVIGKGGSVIRALTEETGTTIEIEDDGTVKIAATDGDKARHAIRRIEEITAEVEVGRIYAGKVTRIVDFGAFVAIGGGKEGLVHISQIADKRVEKVTDYLQVGQEVPVKVLEIDRQGRVRLSMKEAVTTAAEQDLSVE, translated from the coding sequence TTGCTGAATCCGATTGTTCGTAAATTCCAGTATGGTCAACACACGGTGACCATCGAAACTGGCATGATGGCTCGCCAGGCAACGGCAGCCGTTATGGTTAATATGGATGACACAGCGGTATTTGTCACCGTTGTCGGTCAGAAAAAAGTCAAATCAGGTCAGGATTTCTTCCCGCTGACCGTTAACTATCAGGAGCGTACTTACGCTGCGGGCCGTATTCCGGGCAGTTTCTTCCGTCGTGAAGGACGTCCGGGAGAAGGTGAAACATTAGTTGCTCGTCTTATCGACCGCCCTCTGCGCCCGCTGTTCCCGGAAGGTTTCCTGAATGAAGTTCAAATCATCGCGACGGTCGTTTCTGTTAACCCGCAAGTCAATCCTGATATCGTTGCTATGATTGGCGCTTCTGCTGCACTGGCGTTGTCGGGTATCCCGTTCAATGGCCCAATTGGTGCTGCGCGTGTTGGTTATATCAATGATCAGTACGTACTGAACCCAACCAGCGATGAACTGAAACACAGCCGCCTGGATCTGGTCGTTGCAGGTACGGAAAATGCGGTACTGATGGTGGAATCTGAAGCGGAGCTGCTGACTGAAGAACAAATGTTGGGTGCCGTTGTGTTTGGTCACGAGCAACAACAGATTGTGATTGATAGTATTAATGCATTGGTTGCAGAAGCCGGTAAAGAGAAGTGGGATTGGTCACCAGAGCCGATTAATCAGCCGTTGCACGATCGTGTTGCCGAACTGGCAGAAAGCCGTCTGGGTGATGCATACCGCATTACTGAGAAGCAGGAACGTTACGCTCAGGTTGATATCATCAAAGAAGAAATCACGGCAATCATCCTGGCTGAGTTTGCGGAAAAAGGCGTTGAACTGGAAGAAACAGAAATTCTTGACGTTCTGTCTGCTCTGGAGAAAAATGTTGTTCGCGGTCGTGTCCTACGTGGTGAGCCTCGTATTGACGGTCGTGAGAAAGACATGGTTCGCGCTCTGGACGTGCGTACCGGTGTACTGCCACGTACTCACGGCTCCTCTTTGTTCACCCGTGGTGAAACTCAGGCGCTGGTAGCGGCGACACTGGGTACAGAACGTGATGCTCAGGTGATTGATGAACTGATGGGTGAGCGTACAGATCGCTTCCTGTTCCATTATAACTTCCCTCCATACTCTGTCGGCGAAACAGGCATGGTCGGTTCACCAAAACGTCGTGAAATTGGTCACGGTCGTTTGGCGAAGCGTGGTGTGTTGGCTGTGATGCCAAATATCAACGAATTCCCGTATACTGTGCGTGTTGTGTCTGAAATCACTGAGTCGAATGGTTCTTCTTCCATGGCTTCTGTTTGTGGTGCTTCACTAGCACTGATGGATGCAGGTGTGCCAATTAAGGCGGCTGTTGCCGGTATTGCCATGGGTCTGGTCAAAGAAGGGGAGAACTTTGTTGTTCTGTCCGACATTCTGGGTGATGAAGATCATCTGGGCGATATGGACTTTAAAGTTGCGGGTAGCCGTGATGGTGTCAGCGCATTGCAAATGGACATCAAAATCGAAGGTATTACTCGTGAAATCATGCAGATCGCGTTGAATCAGGCGAAAGGTGCCCGTTTACACATCCTGAATGTGATGGAACAGGCAATCCAAAGCCCACGCAATGACATTTCTGAATTTGCCCCACGTATCCACACGATCAAGATCAACCCGGACAAGATCAAAGACGTGATTGGTAAAGGTGGCTCTGTGATCCGCGCATTGACAGAAGAAACAGGGACCACCATTGAAATTGAAGATGATGGTACAGTGAAGATTGCGGCAACGGATGGTGATAAAGCACGTCATGCTATCCGTCGTATCGAAGAAATCACCGCTGAAGTCGAAGTTGGCCGTATTTATGCGGGTAAGGTTACTCGTATTGTTGATTTTGGCGCTTTTGTTGCTATCGGTGGTGGTAAAGAAGGATTGGTTCATATTTCTCAGATCGCAGACAAACGTGTAGAGAAAGTGACTGATTATCTGCAAGTCGGTCAGGAAGTTCCGGTGAAGGTATTGGAAATTGATCGTCAAGGTCGTGTCCGCTTGAGCATGAAAGAAGCGGTGACGACGGCTGCTGAACAGGACTTATCCGTAGAATAA
- the rimP gene encoding ribosome maturation factor RimP yields the protein MSTLEQKLTEMISAPVEALGFELVGLEFIRARVSTLRVYIDSEEGITVDNCADVSHQVSAVLDVEDPISVLYNLEISSPGLERPLFKAEHYQRFIGEEASLVLRMAMQNRRRWQGIIKAVDGEMITVTVDGKDEVFALSNIQKANLVPHF from the coding sequence TTGTCCACATTAGAGCAAAAATTAACAGAGATGATTTCAGCACCAGTTGAAGCTTTGGGTTTTGAATTAGTTGGCCTGGAGTTTATTCGCGCTCGTGTATCAACGCTGCGGGTCTATATTGATAGTGAAGAGGGTATCACTGTTGATAATTGTGCTGATGTTAGCCACCAGGTCAGTGCAGTGCTTGATGTTGAAGATCCGATTTCAGTACTTTATAACCTGGAAATATCTTCACCAGGGCTTGAGCGTCCACTGTTTAAGGCTGAACATTACCAGCGTTTTATCGGTGAAGAAGCCAGCTTGGTTTTACGTATGGCAATGCAGAACCGTCGCAGATGGCAAGGGATCATCAAGGCTGTTGATGGTGAAATGATAACGGTTACGGTGGATGGAAAAGACGAAGTGTTCGCACTGAGCAACATCCAGAAAGCGAACCTGGTACCCCACTTTTAA
- the glmM gene encoding phosphoglucosamine mutase translates to MSNRKYFGTDGIRGKVGNTPITPDFVLKLGWAAGKVLARHGSRKIIIGKDTRISGYMLESALEAGLAAAGLSASFTGPMPTPAVAYLTRTFRAEAGIVISASHNPYYDNGIKFFSIDGTKLPDDVEEAIEAEMEKPLTCVESAELGRANRIVDAAGRYIEFCKGTFPSEQSLNGLKIVLDCANGATYHIAPNVLRELGAEVITVGCEPNGININEECGATDVSLLQRRVLEEQAHVGLAFDGDGDRIIMVDHLGQKVDGDQILYIIAREALRQGQLRGGAVGTLMSNMGLELALKQLGIPFERAKVGDRYVLEKLQEKGWRLGAENSGHVILLDKTTTGDGIVAGLQVLSAMVRNTMSLHDLCSGMKLLPQILVNVRFTGDHDPLQAESVQEAVKSVESELEGCGRVLLRKSGTEPLIRVMVEGEDKDQVTALAHRIADAVKKIG, encoded by the coding sequence ATGAGTAACCGTAAATATTTTGGTACTGACGGTATCCGTGGCAAAGTGGGCAATACGCCAATTACCCCTGATTTTGTCTTGAAACTGGGTTGGGCGGCGGGAAAAGTGCTGGCACGTCATGGTTCTCGCAAGATTATCATTGGTAAAGATACCCGAATTTCAGGCTATATGCTGGAATCTGCCCTGGAAGCGGGACTCGCCGCTGCGGGATTATCGGCATCCTTTACTGGCCCTATGCCAACGCCTGCCGTGGCCTATCTGACACGAACTTTCCGTGCCGAAGCAGGTATTGTTATTTCAGCTTCCCATAACCCTTACTATGATAACGGTATTAAATTCTTCTCTATTGATGGGACTAAATTACCTGATGATGTTGAAGAAGCGATTGAAGCCGAAATGGAAAAACCGCTGACTTGTGTGGAATCTGCCGAGTTAGGGCGAGCAAACCGAATCGTTGATGCGGCGGGTCGTTACATTGAATTTTGTAAAGGGACATTCCCGAGTGAACAAAGTTTAAATGGGTTGAAAATTGTTTTAGATTGCGCCAATGGGGCCACGTATCATATTGCTCCGAACGTACTCAGAGAGCTGGGTGCGGAAGTGATTACCGTAGGTTGTGAACCGAATGGCATCAACATCAATGAAGAATGCGGCGCAACGGATGTTAGCCTGTTGCAACGGCGTGTACTGGAAGAGCAGGCTCACGTTGGTCTGGCATTTGATGGTGATGGTGATCGCATCATCATGGTTGATCATTTGGGGCAAAAAGTTGATGGTGATCAGATCCTTTATATCATTGCCCGTGAAGCATTGAGGCAAGGTCAGCTACGTGGTGGTGCTGTGGGAACATTGATGAGCAACATGGGGCTGGAATTGGCACTCAAGCAGCTTGGCATTCCATTTGAACGCGCGAAAGTCGGTGATCGTTATGTGTTGGAGAAGTTGCAGGAAAAAGGCTGGCGTTTGGGGGCAGAAAACTCAGGCCATGTGATTTTGCTGGATAAGACCACAACGGGTGATGGCATTGTCGCTGGATTGCAAGTATTGAGTGCAATGGTACGCAATACGATGAGTTTGCATGATCTGTGCAGTGGCATGAAACTTTTACCGCAGATTTTGGTTAACGTCCGTTTTACGGGGGATCACGATCCGCTGCAAGCAGAATCAGTGCAGGAAGCTGTCAAATCAGTTGAATCAGAATTAGAGGGATGTGGTCGTGTTTTGCTACGTAAATCGGGGACAGAGCCATTGATTCGTGTCATGGTGGAAGGTGAAGATAAAGATCAGGTCACCGCGTTAGCACATCGTATTGCAGATGCGGTGAAAAAAATCGGTTGA